In a single window of the Campylobacter iguaniorum genome:
- a CDS encoding thiamine-phosphate kinase — MDKESFIYSQFTSKLNGDDGAVLGKMVLSKDMFVEGSHFKRAWLSLEQIATKSMLVNLSDAVAMNATPKYALLGLGLPKDISNQEALKLTNAFKSSAAKFGVEIIGGDTVKSSLIIISLTIISYLNNGKAVSRNGAKIGDFICYTGELGDSLKGLKALQNGGKVASNSRFVKPNLRTKFMQKSAKFMRSAMDISDGLASDLPKILGKNSVKFDKQLSNLEFKSGEEYELLFCVSSSNLARVKNEAKKCRVKLNILGKIIKGRYKSYGKFSHF, encoded by the coding sequence ATGGATAAAGAGAGTTTCATCTACTCACAATTTACTAGTAAATTAAACGGCGATGACGGTGCAGTGCTTGGCAAAATGGTGCTTAGCAAAGATATGTTTGTGGAGGGTTCGCACTTTAAAAGGGCTTGGCTTAGCTTGGAGCAGATCGCTACTAAATCCATGCTTGTCAATCTAAGCGACGCAGTGGCGATGAATGCTACCCCAAAATACGCTCTTTTGGGGCTTGGCTTGCCAAAAGATATATCAAACCAAGAGGCTTTGAAACTCACAAATGCTTTCAAAAGTTCGGCGGCTAAATTTGGTGTGGAAATAATCGGTGGAGATACGGTAAAATCAAGCTTAATCATCATTAGTTTGACAATAATTTCATACTTAAATAACGGTAAAGCAGTCAGTAGAAATGGAGCTAAAATAGGTGATTTCATCTGCTATACTGGAGAGCTTGGAGACTCATTAAAGGGGCTTAAAGCCTTGCAAAATGGCGGTAAAGTCGCTTCAAACTCACGCTTTGTAAAGCCAAATTTGAGAACTAAATTCATGCAAAAATCAGCTAAATTTATGCGAAGCGCAATGGATATAAGCGATGGCTTGGCTAGTGATTTACCAAAAATTTTAGGTAAAAATAGCGTTAAATTTGATAAGCAACTATCAAATTTAGAGTTTAAAAGTGGCGAAGAATACGAGCTTTTGTTTTGCGTCTCAAGCTCAAATCTAGCCAGAGTTAAAAATGAAGCAAAAAAATGCAGAGTAAAATTAAACATACTTGGAAAAATTATAAAAGGAAGATATAAATCATATGGAAAATTCAGCCACTTTTAA
- the truD gene encoding tRNA pseudouridine(13) synthase TruD, whose translation MENSATFNPLFGTTHSPVNAHFSKNASDFVVRENPLYEFSRSGEHLVVEIQKKDLTTSDALGILSRQTGAKMRDFGYAGLKDKEGMTTQFISFPAKFEQALSNFSHEKLKILSTTRHNNKIRIGHLKSNHFFIRLKKVMPSEATKLKEALKNIGNNGYPNYFGYQRFGKFGDNARSGEEILNAGLSGNKSMMRKFNPKLRDFMISAFQSELFNKWLSKRVEMSHFAGEFSVKELENIYKIDKAKATQIKSQKQFFRLIPGEVLGHYPFGKVFLCEDLDAEVAKFVARDRTSMGLITGGKAYESVGFAKTIEDEIFGEAYKFGKFMNGSRRFAWAWLENLEYKYNEEVAQFTMSFTLQKGSYATVVLREILHREIFDE comes from the coding sequence ATGGAAAATTCAGCCACTTTTAACCCGCTTTTTGGCACCACACACAGCCCAGTAAACGCGCATTTTAGTAAAAACGCAAGCGATTTTGTCGTGCGTGAAAATCCACTTTATGAGTTTAGCAGGAGTGGTGAGCATTTAGTGGTGGAGATCCAAAAAAAGGATCTTACGACTAGCGACGCGCTTGGTATTTTGAGCCGTCAAACTGGAGCTAAAATGCGTGATTTTGGCTATGCAGGGCTAAAAGACAAAGAGGGTATGACGACTCAATTTATCAGTTTTCCAGCCAAATTTGAGCAAGCTTTATCAAATTTTAGCCACGAAAAGCTAAAAATTTTAAGCACAACAAGGCATAATAACAAAATCAGAATCGGTCATCTTAAATCAAATCACTTCTTTATACGCCTAAAAAAAGTTATGCCAAGTGAGGCGACCAAGCTCAAAGAGGCGCTCAAAAATATAGGAAATAACGGCTATCCAAACTATTTTGGCTATCAAAGATTTGGTAAATTTGGGGATAATGCAAGAAGTGGTGAAGAGATTTTGAACGCTGGTTTGAGCGGCAATAAAAGCATGATGAGAAAATTTAATCCAAAGCTAAGAGATTTTATGATTTCTGCTTTCCAAAGTGAGCTTTTTAACAAATGGCTTAGCAAAAGGGTCGAGATGAGCCATTTTGCTGGTGAATTTAGTGTAAAAGAGCTAGAAAATATTTATAAAATAGATAAGGCTAAGGCAACGCAAATAAAGTCTCAAAAGCAGTTTTTCAGACTGATTCCTGGTGAAGTTTTAGGGCATTATCCTTTTGGTAAGGTTTTTTTGTGTGAGGATTTGGACGCTGAAGTGGCTAAATTTGTAGCCAGAGATAGAACAAGCATGGGGCTAATAACTGGCGGCAAAGCTTATGAAAGCGTAGGATTTGCTAAAACTATAGAAGATGAGATTTTTGGTGAAGCTTATAAATTTGGTAAATTTATGAACGGTTCAAGGCGTTTTGCTTGGGCGTGGCTGGAAAATCTGGAATATAAATACAATGAAGAAGTAGCGCAGTTTACCATGAGTTTTACGCTGCAAAAAGGCTCTTATGCGACTGTGGTTTTAAGAGAGATTTTGCATAGAGAGATATTTGATGAATAA
- the fliS gene encoding flagellar export chaperone FliS produces MQANLAYKAYNQNNIGIESPQKLVAMLYEGVLRFIYRAKKAIDEGDIETKVHFLNKTNAIFFELINSLDMNQGAVSQYLNNLYARQIQLISQANFANDKAALDEVVHVTRELLDAWREVTKEEDR; encoded by the coding sequence ATGCAAGCAAATTTAGCTTATAAAGCTTATAACCAAAACAACATCGGTATCGAATCCCCACAAAAATTAGTCGCAATGCTCTATGAAGGAGTGTTGCGATTTATCTACAGAGCCAAAAAAGCCATAGATGAAGGAGATATCGAGACTAAAGTGCATTTTTTAAACAAAACAAATGCGATATTTTTTGAGCTTATAAACTCACTTGATATGAATCAAGGAGCAGTCTCACAGTATCTAAACAACCTTTATGCTAGACAAATTCAGCTCATATCTCAAGCAAATTTCGCAAATGATAAAGCTGCACTTGATGAAGTCGTACACGTCACTAGAGAGCTTCTTGATGCATGGAGAGAAGTGACAAAAGAAGAAGATAGATAA
- the fliD gene encoding flagellar filament capping protein FliD: MAVGSVTALGVFGKTNGGSSSVLTQDLIDSLKEVDEKASVTPITNKITTNQTKQTDLTALTTLLSAFKTNVSSLTDSSSYMTKKVSSTGSNNASISVDNGVNVGDISIKVNQLAAKDSYQSKTFSMSNAPVLSGTTSASFKLSIDGKDYQIEADNSTSLDDIAAQINDQTDGKINAKVLNVGGENPYRLVFSSSETGSANKINFSYTADESGSTEASKNLLNALGFYFEDSSDANATLTLKTEDKLTEAEKASAGSQLQKAADANFIYNGIEITRNTNKVTDLQLGVTINLSKVDKEDEYTNFNITQDTTAITKSIQEMVNSYNTLINNLEVATSYNSETGATGTFQGVSEIINIKTSINKIINGVDSNGKSLQDFGLSLSQDGLLTLDSVTLKDKLENDFDNFQGFFSTATSYTNVSTSSTGIKDDATSPITGTLKINDKEIEINLTGTTKQERTKELLKAITNAGITDISASLNTDGNLTLKGLGGSNLKVEGSDELLSNLGFTKVDLKGETNTSTGFFEKLKDTLNNLVGKDGSLTNYEASLVSQNEKLTSEKEKTQKTIDSKYERMQTQFAQYEVILNKLNTQLSTITTMIEQASNSN, translated from the coding sequence ATGGCAGTAGGTAGCGTAACAGCACTTGGCGTATTTGGCAAAACAAATGGTGGATCAAGTAGTGTTTTAACACAAGATTTGATAGATAGTCTAAAAGAAGTAGATGAAAAAGCTTCAGTAACACCAATAACAAATAAAATAACTACAAATCAAACTAAACAAACAGATTTAACAGCTCTTACAACACTTCTTAGTGCTTTTAAAACAAATGTTTCATCTCTAACTGATAGCTCAAGCTATATGACAAAAAAGGTTAGCAGTACAGGAAGTAATAATGCAAGCATATCAGTAGATAACGGCGTAAATGTAGGAGATATAAGTATAAAAGTAAATCAACTAGCCGCAAAAGACTCATACCAAAGCAAAACATTTTCTATGAGTAATGCTCCAGTCCTTTCAGGGACGACTAGCGCGTCTTTTAAACTCTCAATAGATGGCAAAGACTATCAAATAGAAGCAGATAATTCAACCTCTCTAGATGATATAGCAGCGCAAATAAACGACCAAACAGACGGCAAAATAAACGCAAAAGTCTTAAATGTAGGTGGAGAAAATCCATATAGACTAGTATTTAGCTCAAGCGAGACAGGCAGTGCAAATAAAATAAACTTCAGCTATACAGCAGACGAAAGTGGCAGCACAGAAGCTTCAAAAAATCTACTCAATGCTTTGGGATTTTATTTTGAAGATTCAAGCGATGCAAATGCTACACTTACTCTAAAAACAGAAGATAAACTAACAGAAGCAGAAAAAGCAAGCGCTGGATCACAACTCCAAAAAGCAGCGGACGCAAATTTTATCTATAATGGCATAGAAATCACTAGAAACACAAACAAAGTTACTGATTTGCAATTAGGCGTAACAATAAATTTATCAAAAGTTGATAAAGAAGATGAATATACCAACTTCAACATCACTCAAGATACTACAGCAATCACAAAAAGCATTCAAGAGATGGTAAATTCATACAATACCTTGATAAATAATCTTGAAGTCGCCACTTCGTACAACTCAGAAACTGGAGCGACTGGAACTTTTCAAGGCGTTAGCGAAATCATCAATATCAAAACCAGCATAAACAAAATCATCAATGGAGTCGATAGCAACGGCAAATCATTGCAAGATTTTGGGCTTAGTTTAAGCCAAGACGGGCTTTTGACACTTGATAGCGTGACACTAAAAGACAAATTAGAAAATGATTTTGACAATTTCCAAGGATTTTTTAGTACAGCTACAAGCTATACAAATGTCAGCACTAGCTCAACTGGTATCAAAGACGACGCCACTAGCCCAATAACTGGAACGCTAAAAATCAATGATAAAGAAATCGAGATAAACTTAACTGGAACAACAAAGCAAGAACGCACCAAAGAGCTTCTAAAAGCCATCACAAATGCTGGAATTACCGATATTAGTGCTAGCTTGAATACAGATGGCAATTTGACGTTAAAAGGCTTAGGTGGATCAAATTTAAAAGTAGAAGGCAGTGATGAGTTGCTTTCAAATTTAGGCTTTACAAAAGTAGATTTAAAAGGCGAAACAAACACATCTACAGGATTTTTTGAAAAGCTAAAAGATACGCTAAATAATCTTGTAGGAAAAGATGGATCTCTGACCAACTATGAAGCCAGTCTAGTTAGCCAAAACGAAAAGCTAACAAGCGAGAAAGAAAAAACACAAAAAACCATAGATAGCAAATATGAGCGTATGCAAACACAATTTGCCCAATATGAGGTTATTTTGAACAAACTAAACACTCAGCTATCGACCATAACAACAATGATCGAACAAGCAAGTAATAGCAACTAG
- a CDS encoding FlaG family protein — translation MEIFKAASQQIDNSVALNMQKETSKAVRGVEGTKIQNNVVKDESNQNAMSNEEIVKKLNDITSKLNQNMEQLQTNIRFGFNDKISSMYVNVMEADSGKVIRKIPSEAVMNLTEHLREVVGVLFDKKE, via the coding sequence ATGGAAATTTTTAAAGCAGCTTCGCAACAGATCGATAACTCGGTTGCTCTAAATATGCAAAAAGAGACCAGCAAAGCAGTTAGAGGGGTAGAGGGAACAAAAATTCAAAACAACGTCGTCAAGGATGAATCAAATCAAAATGCTATGAGTAATGAAGAGATAGTTAAAAAACTAAACGACATTACAAGCAAGCTTAACCAAAATATGGAGCAACTTCAAACAAATATAAGATTTGGTTTTAACGATAAAATAAGCTCTATGTACGTCAATGTCATGGAAGCAGATAGTGGAAAAGTCATCAGAAAGATACCTTCTGAAGCAGTTATGAATTTAACTGAGCATTTAAGAGAAGTAGTTGGTGTGCTTTTTGATAAAAAGGAGTAA
- the rsmD gene encoding 16S rRNA (guanine(966)-N(2))-methyltransferase RsmD: MKNNTLFTTISSGKFKGKKVFLPSLETTRSTKNIVKNSFFNTIQNEIYGKTFIEVFGGSALMAMEALSNGASKTYAIEIDKNAYNLTKKNVSSLNCDDIKSINADTFKATPKIIKENSDIILYIDPPFDIRDGFNDIYDRVWDMLRNSKSSDIYLVVMEHISSYAAPEAKFGYTKFKSRTFGKTTLSYYQLEQ; this comes from the coding sequence ATGAAAAATAACACACTATTTACAACCATTTCTAGCGGTAAATTTAAAGGCAAAAAAGTCTTTTTACCTAGCTTAGAAACCACAAGAAGCACGAAAAATATAGTCAAAAACTCATTTTTTAACACTATTCAAAATGAAATTTATGGTAAAACTTTTATAGAGGTTTTTGGTGGCTCAGCACTAATGGCAATGGAGGCTTTAAGCAATGGTGCAAGCAAAACTTACGCCATAGAAATAGACAAAAATGCCTATAATCTAACCAAAAAAAATGTCTCAAGCCTAAACTGCGATGATATAAAATCCATAAACGCAGACACCTTCAAAGCAACCCCAAAAATCATAAAAGAAAATAGCGACATCATACTTTATATAGATCCGCCATTTGATATAAGAGATGGATTTAATGATATTTATGATAGGGTTTGGGATATGCTTAGAAATAGCAAATCTAGTGATATTTATCTTGTGGTTATGGAGCATATTTCAAGTTACGCAGCACCTGAGGCTAAATTTGGCTACACTAAATTTAAAAGCCGAACTTTTGGAAAGACAACTTTAAGCTACTATCAATTAGAACAATAA